A region of Daphnia carinata strain CSIRO-1 chromosome 10, CSIRO_AGI_Dcar_HiC_V3, whole genome shotgun sequence DNA encodes the following proteins:
- the LOC130701214 gene encoding N-alpha-acetyltransferase 35, NatC auxiliary subunit-like has product MARPPEVVYSWRDITSDFKASVKDLELGELAHDDLFGLFEAMSAIEMMDPKMDAGMHQITNGSKKILNFDQAVKAGKLELKKVNNDQFIGIVDNSIACLVTWLEGHSLAQTVFINLYAQHPQKIEDRNVKAFITLFLKVVDLIKDYINQASVFEEEDFQPLVYGFRLASEIPELKALALIKESEEDLMKEIKNSVSSASAEGSHELKEISAVHTRLRFFRHFYQLLLKFNRRESSATTVNAHSLIEEILKSTHVCREALNSCLQTISLGSGYGAEEIEIMGFEPQVNQRLLPPTFPRYTQLRSRAEAINNLIQLMDRLKAMCKIKEHTNFHAALDFFYNIGRQRPPPCVLSRSLLQLLYIPLCNRVFGQQPLTEVLQEAARSFIAPPALTGGLGLVTGTPQHAQVQECVDQLFQQCVRPMGSLIQIAGHNLARQRDKFGHILQDLATLQEEADKVDAYLHTISLQTDSGRSHLACLGTWVLLHTLRTMIQYLFSGFELSLYSIYEYHYIFWYLYEFLYGWLISAYNRADSFLTEHQSMAEYLKSKGKGPGATNKKGGQSGNGKSKKKKERAANARPYAKEIAYCQAVQSMCGGYYKAMVAMDLEGKIRRPRTEFDDERVRYEHRFAPLGQVSTPPLVPYVQFKEMTKLEFNATDENDKASHASNLYATACRHFHHAATILTALTGQSNDENVLSLIRVCKTNCVVMRLLAGGHRREGASAPQFDFTVHPHLPIVKVT; this is encoded by the exons ATGGCCCGTCCTCCCGAAGTTGTATATTCTTGGAGGGATATCACTAGTGATTTTAAAGCTTCAGTTAAGg ATTTGGAATTGGGAGAATTAGCCCATGATGACTTATTTGGCTTATTTGAAGCCATGTCTGCAATTGAAATGATGGACCCAAAAATGGATGCTGGAATGCACCAGATAACAAATGGaagtaaaaaaattcttaactTTGATCAAGCTGTGAAGGCTGGGAAACTTGAATTGAAGAAAGTCAATAATGATCAGTTCATAG gTATTGTCGATAACAGTATAGCCTGCCTAGTCACATGGCTGGAAGGTCATTCTTTAGCTCAAACAGTGTTCATTAATCTTTATGCACAACATCCTCAAAAAATTGAAGACCGCAATGTGAAGGCCTTCATCACCCTTTTTCTGAAAGTAGTTGATCTCATCAAAGACTACATTAATCA AGCATCTGTGTTTGAAGAGGAAGATTTTCAGCCATTAGTTTATGGATTCAGACTTGCATCTGAGATCCCAGAACTGAAAGCCTTAGCATTAATTAAAGAAAGTGAAGAAGATCtgatgaaagaaataaaaaattctgtttCTTCAGCATCTGCTGAGGGATCCCATGAACTGAAA GAAATAAGTGCCGTGCACACAAGATTAAGATTTTTCCGGCATTTCTATCAATTATTGTTGAAATTTAATCGTCGAGAATCGTCAGCTACAACAGTTAATGCCCATTCGCTGATTGAAGAAATCCTCAAGTCTACGCACGTGTGCCGTGAAGCCTTAAACTCATGTTTGCAGACTATCTCCCTTGGTTCTGGATATG GTGctgaagaaattgaaatcatGGGATTTGAGCCTCAAGTTAATCAGAGACTTCTTCCTCCAACGTTTCCAAGATATACCCAACTTCGTTCACGGGCTGAAGCCATCAACAATTTGATTCAGTTAATGGATCGCTTGAAAGCAATgtgcaaaataaaagaacatacGAATTTTCACGCTGCTttg GACTTTTTCTACAACATCGGTCGACAGCGTCCCCCACCTTGTGTCTTGTCACGCTCTTTGTTGCAGCTTCTTTATATTCCACTCTGTAACCGTGTCTTTGGCCAACAACCCCTGACCGAAGTTCTCCAGGAAGCGGCGCGGTCTTTCATCGCACCACCTGCATTGACGGGAGGCCTTGGTCTGGTCACTGGCACTCCTCAACACGCCCAAGTTCAAGAGTGTGTTGACCAACTGTTCCAACAGTGTGTACGACCGATGGGATCCTTGATACAAATTGCTGGCCATAATTTAGCACGCCAGAGGGATAAATTTGGGCACATTTTGCAAGATCTAGCTACGCTTCAAGAAGAG GCCGATAAAGTGGATGCGTATCTCCACACGATCTCCCTACAAACGGATAGCGGTCGCTCTCATTTGGCCTGTCTCGGCACCTGGGTCTTGTTACACACGCTTCGGACTATGATTCAATACTTGTTCTCGGGATTCGAACTCTCTCTCTACAGTATCTACGAATACCATTACATTTTCTG GTATCTCTACGAGTTTCTCTATGGATGGTTGATATCGGCTTACAACAGAGCCGATTCGTTTCTGACGGAACATCAGTCTATGGCTGAATATCTGAAAAGTAAAGGGAAAGGACCGGGCGCGACTAACAAGAAAGGAGGTCAGAGTGGCAACGGcaaaagcaagaagaaaaaggaacgcGCAGCAAATGCGCGACCCTATGCCAAAGAAATTGCTTATTGCCAAGCTGTACAGAGTATGTGCGGCGGCTATTATAAG GCGATGGTCGCCATGGATTTGGAGGGAAAGATTCGGCGCCCCCGGACCGAATTTGACGACGAGCGCGTCCGTTATGAGCACCGTTTTGCTCCACTGGGCCAGGTGTCAACACCGCCTCTTGTTCCATACGTGCAGTTCAAGGAAATGACTAAA CTGGAGTTCAACGCCACGGACGAGAATGATAAAGCATCACATGCGTCTAATCTCTACGCAACAGCTTGCAGACATTTCCACCATGCGGCAACGATTTTGACAGCTTTGACTGGCCAATCAAATGATGAAAAC GTGTTATCGTTGATCCGCGTCTGTAAAACGAACTGTGTCGTCATGCGATTGTTGGCTGGTGGGCATCGCCGCGAAGGAGCATCCGCGCCGCAATTCGACTTTACCGTTCATCCGCACTTACCCATTGTCAAAGTAACCTAG